Genomic window (Sus scrofa isolate TJ Tabasco breed Duroc unplaced genomic scaffold, Sscrofa11.1 Contig2372, whole genome shotgun sequence):
TTTGACCCTCATCTACATTCCCCCATGTACTTCCTTTTAGCCAACCTCTCCTTTATTGATTTGTGTTTTTCTACCTTAACAGTTCCTAAGACACTTTCTGATCTGTGCTCTGGGCGCAAAACCATATCCTTTCAGGGGTGTGTCTTCCAGATATTTGTCCTTCACATCCTGGGTGGATCTGAGATGGTGCTGCTTACTGCCATGGCCCTAGATCGATATGTGGCCATATGTAAGCCCCTGCATTACCTGACCATCATGAGCCCCCGGATGTGCCTTTTGCTTCTGTGTGGTGCTTGGGCTATTGGCCTCATTCACGCAGTGGTCCAGGTAGCTTTTGTGGTCCATCTGCCGTTTTGTGGTCCTAATGAAATAGATAGCTTTTACTGTGATCTTCCTCGGTTTATCAAACTTGCCTGCATAGACACCTACAGAATGGAATTCATGGTTACCGCCAACAGTGGGTTCATTTCTATGGGCGCCTTCTTCTTACTGATTGTCTCCTATGTTTTCATCCTGGTGACGGTATGGAAACGCTCCTCAGGCAGTTTGTGCAAGGCTCTCTCTACTCTGTCGGCTCACATCAGTGTGGTGATTTTGTTCTTTGGGCCATGCATCTTTGTTTACATGTGGCCATTTCCCACGGTGCCGGTGGACAAGTTCCTTGCCATTTTGGACTTTATGATTACGCCCCTCCTGAATCCTGCCATTTACACATTGAGAAACAAGGACATGAAGATGGCAGTGAGGAGACTGAGTAGTCAGCTCCTGAGCTGGCAGAAGATCTCCTAAATAACTCCTGACAGCACAAGTTActttaagaaaatgttaatacAAATTTCTGATATAATTACACAAAATTTGGGGCTTTTTTCCCTGAAGTCACCGTTTTATTATATTTAGACTAAATCACTGATTATGAGGTTACACTGAATCATCCAAATAACCTTCTTGTTGGCAAGTTGTTTGACAGTTGAATTAAAGTCTCAGGAAATGTTTGGGGGAAGTTTTTGAAAAAGCCTAGATATTACAGACTTGGCATCTGCTGAAATTATGGCTTTAGACACAACTGCCTGGATTCAATTAACTAACTGAATTTGATTAATACAATTAACTTAGAAATAATATACTCAAACTTTTGAAGGAACTATGAAATATTTAACACTCTACTCCTTTGATTTAAATCCCAGATatgatttattaaatttataattttttgaaatttaaaaattttgtgagaGAGGATTTAaagcctggagaaaaaaaaaacaagtgtaaCAAATGGAGTTGACAGAGGATGGATCATGTATTATAATAAGAGGAGATTGACAGATGGTGGGAGGGAAAACGTAATGAAAGCCTCATGTTTCTAGTATGTTTCATGTGTTTGGCCTGTGGCTACTACTCTCACCCTGGCTTATCTCACTTATCATGGGCTTAAGTCATCTCCACTTGGCCTAGGGAAGGataatttatgtatatgtttctatttcataCTTTTTGAAATAGTGACTTAATCTGTTCAGAAAATATTCCTCAAATGTCAGAAGATTTTGATCTGATATATCATGACTGGTATTATTATCCATCAACTGCCCTGTCCAAATTTTTGCTGGCTATTTTTCTCTAGCAACTTAAATAGCTCTTTTGTTGCTTAAAACATGGGTATGTTTGTGTATATGATCTGTAGATATTGTGAAACTAATTTAATTTATAGTTTGCTTTGGTAACTAGAAGATTGAGCCAAATTTACTGTCAAACTATGAAAGGAGCCTATATCCTGAGTATTTGTGACCCAAAGTTTTTTCAGGATTAtgcagtgtatttttatttttccttctcatgattattttgttgctttcatttgtatttttaataaactctTCTTAGGTACATTATAGGGTAAAAGGAACAAATATAAAGCCATATTTCTGCTTGTGGAAATTGCCATACTTTTGAAAATAGCAGGAGAAAGGAGAATAAGACTAAGGTTCTAAGCTCAGAAGTTCTAGGACAAGACTGAACCACATGCAATCTTTCAGACTAAGGAGAAGGAGATTTATTAGACTCATAATTAAAACTTGGAATTAATAAAGCCAAGAAATAAGAACAAACCAGAAGTGTACTGAATCTTATCAAGTCTACAATCCACATTCAAATAGGCTCAGCACTTGATTGGATTGAAATGATCACACCTTTACCTTTTAGGCCTCATAGGGGAAAAGAGTAAATAGTTTCTGGAGGAATAATAAAGGCAAAGCTATATGATCTTTTATACACAATGTGTGAAACACAAAAAATTTTGGAACATGCAAAAAAGCAGGGATATGTAACTCACAATTAATATAAAATAGTTGATAGAAGCAAACCACAGATAGTTCAATTGTTGAAATTAGCAAAGGGTGTAAAATAAATCataccattaaaaatatttaaaaattgaaaaaaatgtagaatttatGTAGAGAAGTAAAATATCTAAGAAAGAATCAAGTGAGattttagagctgaaaaataaatatttgacatcATGAATTTACGTATGTTTAAAACCAGAcgggacacaatagaaaaaaggATCAGTGGATTCAAAGACAAGTCAATATCCAAACTGGTGTACAGagatataaaatagttaaaaaatcagaacagatATGGATATATTCACACaccaataaataattattttatttgagggTTTATGCCTCAGACTCTCTGTGGGGAATGTTACAAAATACACAGAACCATGTCATCTTTAAAAAGCAGTATGAAATATGAAGTATATCTCGATTAATGGATTTTGGATAAGAGAATGTAAACTTTTTGTATACATTGTTTAATGTATGCAATGGATATTTTTATACAATGTATAATTTTGTATACAATGTATAATTTTTGAGGCCTGGAGTGGGAAGATTTAAGAAAGTTGTATTATTTGTAATAATGAATAATTCACAAACTGCATACATAATATAGTTTCTTACAAGCTATTTGAACACTGCAGTGAATTAAATGGATAGTTTATTCTAAAACTAgactttttggagttctctgttgcacagagggttaaggatctggcattgtccctgcagcaacttgagttgctgctgtggtgtggttttgatccctgtcctaggaacttccaaatgctttggaccagccaaaaaaaagaaaaagaaataaataaaatttgacttTTTGACCTACCTTAATAACACTTTCCCCATGTTCTTTTCTGATACAGATAAGGAACTGCCTAACCCATTTATATGTAGGCAAAATCTCCAAAGGTTGGTAATACATTCGTGTCTTTAATGTATATATTCTGAAGACAGTTACACTGTTTCAGAAATGACTGAAACATGACATTGAGGTAACAACACTCTCTCCAcattatgattctattttttttttctgaatgtgagGGGGAATACTTAATGATTACCTTTATAGATATCTTTCCAGATAATGTAGCTAGAATGTAAATTAATAGACTATCAGTctgtaaaaataaagataacaataTTCATTGCTCTGActtattaaaaaaagttttagagaGGATCTTGGTAAAATGCTTTGCTAAAAGAAATGCTTagcagggagttccttggtggcctagcagttaaggatccagtgttgtctcttcTGTGGcttagtttcaatccctgaccctgggaGCTTTTGCTGgtgcaggcatgaccaaaaacaaaaggttagcaaaatagaaaatttaaagatatgGTAGTCAATGTTGAAGTAACAGTAACAATAGTcataattaaaattaacattattattaatttcagtTGTCCTGAGAACAACAACCAAAATTATAAAGATGGGCCAGATTTCCCAAATGGGAAATCATTTTGCATTCAGTGGTCAATAAAGGATTGTAGTATATTGTAGAATCGACACAGAACTTACATCTGGAGATACACATGATTTCCATATGTGAACTGAGGAACTCTTCCTAGTCCCAAGTAATTGGACAGGTGTGGCTAATTTAGGGAGCTCACAGTAGACATTCTGCTAATGTGAAATCCTGACTTTCATAGGCAAACATCATAGTCTCTTAATGGCAATTTTAATCTCTTTGTTTCTTAAAGTGTAAATGGCAGGGTTTAGGAGAGGTGTGATGACTGCATAAAAGACAGCAAGAAACTTGTCCACCCAGGTGATGCCCAGTGGACACAGATAGATGAAGATGCAGGGCCCAAAGAAGAGCACCACCACTGTGATGTGGGCAGTGCAAGTGGAGAGAGCCTTGGATGCCCCATCCTTAGACTGATGGCAGACAGTAAGCAGGATATAAGTGTAAGAGATCAGTAAGAGAGTGAAGCAGGTGGTTGCCAGTACCCCACTATCAGCATTTATCAACTTTTCTAGAATATAAGTGTCCATGCAGGCTAGCTTGATCACCAATGGAATATCACAGAAAAAGCTATCCAATTCTCTGGGTCCACAGAAGGGCAGTTTTATAATTATAGCTAGTTGGCTTATTGAATGCACAAAGCCAGTGATCCATGATGTCATCACTAGCCAAATACACATTTGTTTGTTCATGATGCTAGAGTAGTGGagtggcttgcagatggccacataacGGTCGTAGGCCATTAGCACAAGCAGCACCATCTCAGACCCTCCAAGGAAATGTCCAAAAAAAATCTGACACATGCAACCCCCAAAAGAGATGGTCTTGTGTTCTTTGAGAAAGTCTGTGATCATTTTAGGGGTGATTACTGTGGAAAGGCAGAAGTCAATGAAGGAAAGATTGGCTAACAGGAAGTACATAGGGGAGTGGAGATGGAGGTCAGAAATAATTAGGAGCACAGTGAAGTTGTTGCCTAAAATGGTGATTAAATAAAGTAAAGGAAATACCAGTAGGAGAAAGGCCTGTAGCTCCCATGTATCACACAGCCCAAGAAGAATAAATTCAGACACCACTGTCTGGTTTACTTCTTCCATTTAGTTCAGTCTAAGTTTacctaaagaaaatatattaagaaatagaTTTTCTGAATAAACAGTCTGTGCATCAagtgtttttcatatatttctaatggatgtatgtatatttatataatcactctgtaaaaaaaaaaaattggtattttCAACATTTACACACTCACTCCATGGTCCAAAAATTTCACTCCCATTTGCATGCCCAGGATAAACACATGCCCAGGATAAACACTTGCATAGGTACACAGGGAGAAATTTACAATAATCAGGACAATAGAACTGTAACAAATAAAGTAAGACTATATAAAATGACATCACATGAGATCGGGCATGTTCAGATTGGTTTGGCCGTAttcagggaactatacccagtcacttgtgatggagcatgatgaaggataatgtgagaaaaagaatatgtatatgtatatacatgtgcatatacatacatatatatgtgactgagtcactttgctgtacagtaaaaattgacagaacactaaatcaactgtaatggaaaacataaaaatcataaagtaaaaaataaaatgatgtcaatgtattttagtaaaatatagtaatgaagggaaaaaaaggtccAAAATGGATCCATATGGCataatttgtataaaattaagagcaaaagaaaaataactatattttgcAGAAATATAAGTCATAAAACTGTATACAAAAAAATGAGGTGCTTGACCTCAGTTTTACAGAAGCTAAGTATTAGTGTGAGGATGAGCACATAAGcagttgtatatttttttcacctatttgtgttttgtattaggttgtgttttcatatatatcattttgttattaaataagcaaacaaaaaatgggcatgGAAAATACTGTGAGGATATGCTATGAGTCaagaattatggagttcccgtcatggcacagtggttaacgtatccgactaggaaccatgaggttgcgggttcgatccctgcccttgctcagtgggttaatgatctggctttgctgtgagctgtagtgtaggtcgcagacgcagttcggatgctgcgttgctgtgactacagctctgattagacccctagcctgggaacctccatatgccgctggtgcagcccaagaaatggcaaaaagacaaaaaaaaaaaaaagaattatgataggaataatatatatacattactggataaaatagataattaacaaggaccaactgtatagcacagggaaatctactcaataggtTGAATAAtccatatggggaaaaaaaaatatatatatatatatttcccatatagattatatctgattcactttgccatacatatgaaactaatacaaattTGTAAGTCAatcatacatcaataaaattttttaaaaagaaattatgatcAATTCAGTACAGTGAATCTGAGGTAAAATAGCATTTtacaaaaaatgacatttttctcctGACGAATAGTCGATTTGCAAAaatttctgccatttgcagcaatgtggttggacctagagaatattacactTAGTGAgataagagaaagacagatactgtttgatatcacttatgtgtggaatctaaaacattaaaaatgacattttattgttTGAAGCTGATCAAAAGATAATTATTatacataaatttgaaaaacaaactatATCACATTATTGAAGGGTAATAATATTTTGTTAGTGAATAAATAGGTTAGTAAGTGGATCCattaaaagaaagatattaaTGCTAGTTTTGACAAAAGGACAAAACATTTTCACAACATAGTTAACTAAGTATAAGAGCAAATAAACTAATCAAGAAGAAAGTGGATAATAGTCAGTGGAAGCGTGAATGTTCCAGGCATACAGAATAAATAATGATCATCAGGAAGAAATGTGTTCTGTTCATAAAAGTCAAAGCTGTGTAAACTTCCATGGACATAGATAAGATATAAGTTGTCCATGGCTGTATGAAAAATAATCTTTGTATatgtagtagttctatttttgctCTTGGCAGTCATTGCTTCAGGTATTGCTCTCCTTTAGTCTTGGTTTACCctcagtaaatttattttattaaatttaccctctacaatttatttatttatttatttaaagatttttaatattttccattatagttggtttacagtgttctgtcaatttctactgtacagctgtTGTTGATTATATTGTTGTTGTTTAAGTCCATACAGTTATCAGATGACAGGGATGCAAATAAGAAACAGAATTAGAAAATGCTACACGTAAGAgggtattttactttttgctaGTATGGTAAAATAAGAACTTATTGAATGTTTTCTTACTGTGTACTGTGATCACTTTTAACcatttcaatgaaaaagaaataaactataattgTTATACGTTAAACTAAAGAAGGCTATGCCTGATTTCTCAccgaatattttctttaaaagttgttaatatattttagttGTTTTACAAAAGACAATAATTTAGTACTACTAAGTTAACAATATCAATAGATATATTAAGCTTTTGTTACAATTaatcatatataattaaaaataattttctattatatCCTGAGTGGGAGAAGGAGATCTAAGATTCTAAGACTGTAATTGTAGAAATCAaatgaacactgtaaaccagctatatggaaaaaaattaaaatcattatatcaaaaaaatgaagttgtggtacacacacacacaggaatattattcagccataaaaaatgaggaaCTCCTACCATCTGTGACAACATCATGAGTGGACCTTataggcattatgctaagtgaagtgtcagacagagacaaatactgtacaatctCACTTATctgaggaatattttttttttaaatcatagaaaaagagatcttGTGTTTACCAGAGGTGGAGGGTGGAAGGAGGGGGAATTGGAGGAAAGGGATCAAAAGGTAGAAAgttcatttccacagaaaagaaaataatagacttggagaatagacttgtggttgcctggggggagaggagggagtgggagggattaggggatgcaaactattgctggtggaatggatttacaatgagatcttgctgtgtagcattgagaactatgtctagatacttacatcgcaacacaacaatgggaggaaaaagtatgtatacatgtatgtgtaacttggtccccatgcagtacagcggaaaaaaaaaaaaaggtagaaatttcTAGTATTAAGATAAGTAAATTCTAGGGATGTAAGTACAACGTGGTGACTCAGCTAAAACTGATGTATGACATATAGGAAGTTGCTAAgacagtaaatcctaagagttttcatcacaaggagaaattatttccctttcttcttttcttctttcttttctatttattacatctacatgagaaaatgaatattaGCTGAACCAATAATGATAATacttttcacaatatatgtaaatcaaaccttCTATATGCcctaaacttatacagtgatgtgtgtcaattatttctcaatcaactggaaaaaagactctaacaacaacaaaaaaaatcaaatgacttaAAGCagagcttatttaaaaataatcaaaacttagcaaaagaaaaaagaaaaagaaaaatagttctgTTATTGTCCTTAGCACTCATTGCTTCAGGTTTTGCTCTTTAAGTCTGAATTTACCCTCACTGCTGTCTGTAATTGAAACTGTTGATTATATTTTCCCATTAAATCCATAATTACCATATACCAGggatgaaaataagaatagaattAGAAAGTTCTAGATGTAGGAGgagcttttaatttttcctgGTATCGTAAGCAAGAATTTGTTGAATGTTTTCTATGACTTGTGATCACTTTTGAGcatttcaatgaaaaagaaatagtctGTAGTTGTTGTAGATTATACCAAAGAGTAAAAGGCTAtgcctgctttctctctttttttttaattacatctgtagttgtataatgatcccTGCTGTCTCAATTAATACTtgctttaaaatttgttattattatttcagttgaactttgtattttgttacaaaagaaaaatattactacCAAAATAAGTATATTAAATAGCTATATAAATGAGAGTTATACGTGTTAAGCAATCATAGTTGGGATAGGAAAGTCTaaagattttaagattaaaatagtACAATCAAATGACTTAGAACTTATTAAAACAgaatcaaaagagaaaaggaaaagaaaaaagaaaatgagatcatttccattttcttttttgagcttcTAATTTCAGGATCATGGGTAAACTAAGTGTCTCCCTCTATCTCTGAATACCTCCCATGTGCCAGAAATTTCCACTCACATTGTCTACTGGTAATCATCACAATAACCCCATGAAATAGGTCTTATTCTGAGTTTCGCCAACTTGTTAGACATCTCAGAGCTGCCAAATAGTGTGACTGAGTGCACACCCAGAGCTCTCTGACTCCAGTCCTTTCTCTGTGCTATCATTCTGGGTCTCCCTCTGTTCAGTTCCTAGAGCATATTCCATTTCCATGGTAACTATTGATGTTTATGCCCTTTGAGATACTTCTCTATCTCCGATCTCTATCAGGTTTCTTGCTGAGCTAAATTAGTAACAATTCATTCTTCTCAGTGTTTGAAAATTTCTGTTTGTTACATATCTGTGCTAGAACACAGTTTTCCTTAATTCAGGAAGCCTATAGACCCTGATGGTTGTGGCTTTGGGGATCTCTGACACTGTGTAGAAGGCATTCCTTATGATGCTTACCTAGGGAGTACAGAAGCCCCAAAATGTAGCTGGAAGAAGAACTCCTTGATATTCCTGGAGGCTTGCAGCAAATTTCAAACCATTCTAATTAGTATGCATAAAAATGGTATTAAAACTTTATGAAATTGCCTTAAATGTGATTGAGGATGGGAACtagagaagttaagaaatttaCAGTTTAGACTATCCATCTTCTTACCAGAGAGACACCATATTTGATCATACTTTTTCCCAAGGATGAAGCATTGTCCACATGCTACctagaatcagaaataaaatcatattacaTCAAAAGAAAATTCCACTTTCTGTTGTGATCAGTGTTCATGGGAGGGTGTGAGCAGGTATTTATGGTAGAGAATGGCCTCTCGGGTAGGAAACTTTCAGGCTACCCATGCTGTATTCCTTTGGGACCTCTTCATTTCTGAGTTTCTAAAGTGAAATGAGAGTATCAGTGGGAAGGGGTGCCTTTTGTCAAGGTCAGAAAGAAACCTGGTGAGGGcaattataaaaattctaatgGTGGAAGTTAAGCACATTTTATCATAAAACTTTTGTTAGGTtaacttttgtcctttttaaaaaagaaaaaccttatttCACAACTAATTTGCAATTTCCAGTCCTAGATGACTCGGGTGAGTGGGCAGGGATGACCAGCAGAGAGAAGTGGGCTAGTGACTGCTGTACACTAACTATGCACGTGATAAATTATCCAGACTTGAACTGCTGTCTAGTGGGGTTTAAAGGGGGTTAGGGAAACTTTGTGAAGTATGAAAAATTTCTGTGGTTATTTGAGCAATGATCTAGATTTCACCTTGAGTAAAAGGCAATATTATTCATACccttcaaaataatgaaataatggaagcctaccttttattttcatttacagaGTATCATATAAATTCATTATTATTGACAAGACATCAACATTTTAGAGGTTGAGAAGGAACTATGAAAATCTGTCTCTATCCATTCCTGTTACTTtttcactaggaaaaaaaaaaaaaagaaacacctatTCACATTGGTGGTTATGGTTTCAATTTCCTTTCCATGCAATTACATAATTATATGTACACATGTCAACTATACATTTGCAggagactttttaattttttagaagacATAAGAACTGAAagggtattttaaatttcaatttacttaaaatcaatttatatttaaatacctTTTAATTCAATATAAGTGGTTGCTTTTAGAGAAATAGGGAGAAATTCAGAGAAAATGTTTATGTGGTGACATTTTTAGTGTTCTCTTCACATTTTGGAAATTGATACTTGGGCTTTGGAAAGCAGATGTGGAAAAATTATGAGGTACAAGCATAAGATGTAGGTTTAATATGAACTATGTGGGTAGTGTCAATGAGTTCAACCCACCACTGGTCAGCCTGGCTGAAGATCAGGCATAGGAAGGTCCTCTGTCTTGAGACATAGGCTACAAACATCTCTACCTTGAAGTGTGGTTGGTTATgtttaagaaacagaaaccaaAGCTAAACGAGTAAACTGTTTATTCAAGTTCCATCATGTGAATATTTTGGCAATAGgggaatacaaatatatttaaatagggGAACTCTGTTAAAATAAACTTGAATATAGAGGAGGGCAGAGTGACATACCTTCTCTCAACTCCACATAAGCTTGGCAGGTAGGATGGCTATGATGCAGTGTATCTGCAAGGTGATTTTCTGTTCATTTCCCTCCCTTGTATTGTAAGAGAGTTTTTGCCAGACAGACATTTTACTGGTCTTGGTTGATGGAGCACTCTAGGAAAGTTCCAAGTGTTTGCTGAAACTTCATAGTCCCTCTATCTGAACAATCTAGGAAGTAAATGAATCTTGTGTTTCTACTTCACCAGTAAGGAAAGACAGAAGTGTAGGAGGGGACAGTCTGTTCAACTGATGaggtgttaatatttttattcttatactGATGCAGCTTCTAGGAAATGGGGCCTCTTAACCAAAGAAACCAAAGTGGGCAACCAaccaaaagaaatatatgtagaaaaccccaGCCCTattaatacatttctaaatatgGACATACATTTAGAAGGGCTATGTTAGTTTCTATAAAACTAAAGATGATATTGCCATTGATAAGATAATTGTACTCCTAGGTATTATCAACTtgagtttaaaaattttgtgcatACAAAAATCTGCATAGTAGTGTTTATGGCAACTTTATTCTTAATTATCAAAACTGAGAGacaaccaagatgtctttcaatacatgaatagataagcaaatcattttacatccatacaatggaaaattactcatcaataaaaagaaataatctatcaagtcatgaaaagacatagaggatCCTTAAGTGTATATTGCTACATTGAAGAAGCCAATtggtgacattctggaaaatgcaaaactgtGGGGACAGTGAAAAGATAATTGGATGTCAGGGGTTcaggtggatggatgaataggtGAAGCACAGGAGACTTtaatgcaatgattttttttttttatgacactgTAATTTTGAAACCTGGGCTTATGCATTTGCTGTGTCATCTCTGTGCACCTAAAAGGAATAAATGCATAGTAACATCAAACATATGTTTGTTTCTAATACCATTTTCCAGCAAAAGGAAACAGAGATGTCTGGAGAAATGCTGATTATAGGTGAACAGTTCTGATTCTTTTCAGACTAAGTCATACACATTCTCACACACATTGATGGGATATATCATAGAGGCACACAAATCAAATGAAAAACTCCCAGTAGCAATAGTACATTGTAatccaaattataaaataaatattcatgaattcaatattaatgaaaattattgaataaattagTAAGTGAGGTAGAAAAGAAATCTCCCATGTGGAAGAATTGCAAAGAAATTATGTAGATATGGTACCCTAAACTAGGggacaataactccccattcctgAAGTATGGGCTAAATACGATTTTTTCCAAAAGGTACAAtgtggaaatgaagaaaagtaaCTTTACACTGAAGAAACCTGGCAATTGC
Coding sequences:
- the LOC110258557 gene encoding olfactory receptor 4K3-like, with protein sequence MEEVNQTVVSEFILLGLCDTWELQAFLLLVFPLLYLITILGNNFTVLLIISDLHLHSPMYFLLANLSFIDFCLSTVITPKMITDFLKEHKTISFGGCMCQIFFGHFLGGSEMVLLVLMAYDRYVAICKPLHYSSIMNKQMCIWLVMTSWITGFVHSISQLAIIIKLPFCGPRELDSFFCDIPLVIKLACMDTYILEKLINADSGVLATTCFTLLLISYTYILLTVCHQSKDGASKALSTCTAHITVVVLFFGPCIFIYLCPLGITWVDKFLAVFYAVITPLLNPAIYTLRNKEIKIAIKRL
- the LOC100155561 gene encoding olfactory receptor 4F6-like, giving the protein MHKANYSSVSEFVFLGLSPSRPVQDFLLAFSTVCYGTIVLGNLLVVFAVIFDPHLHSPMYFLLANLSFIDLCFSTLTVPKTLSDLCSGRKTISFQGCVFQIFVLHILGGSEMVLLTAMALDRYVAICKPLHYLTIMSPRMCLLLLCGAWAIGLIHAVVQVAFVVHLPFCGPNEIDSFYCDLPRFIKLACIDTYRMEFMVTANSGFISMGAFFLLIVSYVFILVTVWKRSSGSLCKALSTLSAHISVVILFFGPCIFVYMWPFPTVPVDKFLAILDFMITPLLNPAIYTLRNKDMKMAVRRLSSQLLSWQKIS